ATACTTCGGATGTTGCAGTTGGGGTTGTAAAAGATTTGATTTCGAATATTGATTTGAATGCTATTTCTGCAAAAGAAAAAGAAGCTGTTTCAGTTTTAAAATCATGGAAAGGAACGTCTAATTTAGAAGATGTTGCGCCAACGATTTATAATAAATGGATTTACTTATATCTGAAAAATACATTTGAAGATGAAATGGGCGAAGATAATTTCAATTTGTTTTTAGGAATTTCTCTTGGGAAACAAGTTATTGCTCGTCAGATTAAAAATGAAAATTCAGTTTGGTGGGATAATATCAAAACAAAAAATGTAAAAGAAACCAGAAAAGAGATTGTTACAAAATCATTTCATGAAACGGTTAAAGCACTTCAGGAACAATTAGGCACCACAATTACTGATTGGAAATGGGGAACTGTTCATACCGTAGAACACGAACATCCGCTAGGAAAAGTGGCCGCGCTTCGTGGTTTATTTAATGTTGGCCCTTTTGAATCTCCGGGATCAAATGAAGTGATTAATAATCTGTTTTTCGGTTTAACGAATGAAGGAAAATATTATGTAAAAGGCGGACCATCGACGAGAAGAATTGTTGATTTCTCAGATATCGAAAACAGCTGGAGCATTTTACCAACGGGACAATCTGGAAATCCATTCAGCAAACATTACCACGATCAAGCGGAAATGTATAACGCTGGCAAATTCAGAAAAATGAAATTGAATAAAGACGAAATCATTAAAACTTCTACAAAATTGGTTTTTAAACCGAAGAAATAATTTTTGTTCAAAGTCATAAAATAAAAAGGTTCAAAGTTTTTAGATAAAAACCTTTGAACCTTTGTTCCTTAGAACCTTAGCATTTTAGCACCTTTACTTAGAAACATATTTCCCCTTTACAATATCATTTGCGAAAATATTCAAGTTATTAATAAGCACTTTATTATTTGTCATAACATTATTGGTTTGATAAGCCGGATCTTTTTCGTAGGCTTTTAACAGCGTTTCCAATTCTACTTCGTCAAATACAACAAAGCTGTTATAAATTGCGTCTCTGAAATTCTTGTAATTAATGCTTTGTGTGATTTCCATTGCTTTTTGTTCGTTCCATTTTTCCTTGGCAGAAGCCTCATTTATTTTAGCCACACAAAAATCAATTACATACGTTTTGTAATGTGCAGCTTCGACAATTTTATCTACAATAATTTTATTTTGCTGTGAAGGCATTGCAGGATGCGTGTTTTGCGATAAAGATTTTGTAGAAACAAAAAGACAGAACAATACAGCAATGAAACTGTAGTTTTTTAGATTTTTCATAGGTTTTTGATTTGTTTTGGGTAGGGCTAAAATACTATTTTTAGAATAAATCAGATGATTTTTACTGTTACAAGTTGTAACAAAAAAAACTCCGATAAAACAGATATGAAATCTATTTTATCGGAGCTGAATTTTAAGCATTTTCTAAAAATTACTTCGCTTTATTTTTTAAAAGTTCATCCAGTACTTTTTTACCGCTTTGGTTGGAAGGATCTAGTTCAACCGATTTTGAATAATTTGCTATGGCTAATTTTTTATCGCCGTCTGCCAAATACGCTTCCCCTAAACTATCGTAAACATTTCCTGATTTTGGGAAAGTTTCTACGTTTATTTTGAAAACTTCGATTGCTTCTTTCTTCTTTCCATTCTGCAGCAATTGATATCCAATTTGGTTGATCTCTCCTTCTTTAATGCCATAAGTCGGATCGTTTTTTAATTTTTTGTAGCTCTCTAAACCTGCTGCTGTTCCTTTTTCTGAAAATACATCAAAAATTTCAAGCGCTAATGACCTTTTAGGCTGGTCAAAAGGTTGATTGTACAAAATGGAACGAATTGCAGCATTCATTTCTCCTAAAACAGTTCCGCCTGTATTGTTTAATAAAACTACCAGATTTTTATCTGCAGGAATGCGTGAAATAATCGTGTTGAATCCGTTTATACCACCGCCATGTTCAATAATTTTTAGTTTCCCCTTATCGCCATTGTTAATATCTTCAACAGACCATCCGTAACCATACGATTCATCTCCCCATGCCTTGATATAAGGTTTAAATAAAGATTCCATGGATTTTTCAGAAAGCAGTTTTTTTGTGTAAAGTGCCTGATCCCATAAATACAAATCTTCTACAGTTGAATATAAAGATCCTGCGGCATACGGAATACTCATATCCAGATAAGCTGCATTCACAATTTTTTTTCCATTTTTTTCATAACCCGCAGCTCGGTTTTTTAAAATCACATCGCTGTGGTCGAAACCGGAATTCACCATTTTTAACGGCGTAAAAATGGTTTCTTGTAAATATTGCTCATACGTTTTTCCTGTGATTTTTTCAATAATATAACCCAATAAAAAATATCCAGAATTACTGTAATTGAATTTTTCGCCTGGTTTAAAATCAAGTGGCAGACTTGAAAATGTTTTTACAAAATCGGCAGGGGTATAAGGATTTCTGGCTTTCTCTTTTAAGAAGTTTGGTGCATTGGTGTAATTTGGAATTCCCGATGTATGCGTCAGTAAGTGATGAATCGTAATTTTATCGCCGTTTTCTTTTGGATAATCCGGTAAGTAAGTGGTCACAGGAGCATCTAGTTTTATTTTTCCTTCTTCGGCTAATTTTACAATTAAAAGTGCCGTGAATTGTTTGGTGATAGAACCCAATCTGAATTTCGTGTCAGGCTGGTTTGGAATATTCCATTCCATATTGGCAGAACCAAAACCTTTTTTAAAAATAACTTTTCCGTTTTCTGCTACAAGAGCCGAACCGTTAAATTGTCCGTACTCGTTGTATTTGCTTAAAAGCTGTTCGATTTTCTGTGCTTTATCCTGTGCAGAAACAGTAAAAGTAAAAAACTGCAGTACGAAACAGAATGCAATTAGTTTGATTGATTTTTTCATAATGATTGATTATTATGGGGTTAAGATTAATGAAATGATCGTTTTTTGATTGATGACTGAAACTTGTTAACATGAAGATATTCAGAATATTAAACCGAAAGTACGATTTTTTTTACTTGAATAAATGAATGCTTACAAATTGTTAGACGATTGATTTTAGATTTGGTTTCACAATCTATTAACTTTTTTCATTTTTTCTTCATTTCATAATAATTATGGCTCAAAAGGTTTGTGTTCATAACTCACAACTCGTTTTAATTTCCAGTCTTTGTTTTTACGTTCCCATATATGTATAAACTTTCCTTTGACTTGCGGAATATCATTCGAATAAAAAGTGTGCTCGCCAAGCTGTACGGCGCCAAAGTCACCTAATTTATCAATTGTGCATGAATTTAGTTTTCGGGTTACTTTTTGTGATCTTGTATGTTTTCCAATCAACGATTTTATTTTATTGTCATTGGAAACATTTAATCCATAACGATCATCGTAGAATTCGACATCCTCACTAATTATTCTTCGAAAAGCTGCGGCATCATATTGATTAAAAGCAACATCAAAAAGCAAAGTGTCCATTTCGATTATTTCAGCATGTAAAAGATTGTTTTTTACATTTTCATGTTTTACGTAAGCAGATGCCTGTCTGCTTAAAAATAACATAAACAGCACTAAAGTATTTATCATCGGTACCATAATTTACAGGTTACTATTTATTCGTTTCGATAGAAATTATTTTGTTTCCATCTTCTCCTAAATAATGCTGAACTGCTTTCTCGTAAACTTTATAGCCATCGTCAACATTCGTAAAAATAACAAGACCTTGTTTGGTTTTTGGTAAAAGGAAAAAAATGGTCTGAACTCCTTTATCGGCGCCGCCGTGTGAAAGTGCATAATTGTTGTTTCCTAAATCATAGATTTCGAAACCTAAACCAAAATATTTATCCTTTTTTGTCTGGACCTGATGCGAAATCATATCATCAAAAACTTTTTTACTTAAGCCTTCGCTGCTCATAACACTGCATAAAAAAGTGCTGTAATCTTCAATTGTAGTTATTAAATCATCGGCAGCATTTGCCGTTTTATTTTTGGTTGGCTCGTAAGCATTTCCATTGTTGTCATAGTTAACAGCATATCTCGAAAGATCAATTTTATCATTCCAGATTAATTGTGTATCGTTCATTTTTAAAGGTTCAAAAATCAATTCTGAAGCCAGTTGGTCCAATGTTTTGTGGAATTTCTTTTCAAGTGCTTTTCGCAGATATTCTAAGCCTTCGCCCGAATATTGATATTGCGTTCCTGGTTTAAATTTAAAATCGAGTTTTCCAGATTCATTAAAATACCTCCAGTTCGGAAAACCAGTCTGATGGCTTAGAATAATTCTTGTCGTTAACAATTTATGATTCGGGTCTTGCGCAATATCGGGATCTGTCCAGTATTTATAAAGTGGTTCATCTAGATTCCATTTTCCTTGACTGACTAATTTTAAAGCTACAATAGCTGTAACGGGTTTGGTTAACGAAGCCACATTCCAAAGTGTATTATAAGGAGCAGGAACTTCTCTTTTTAATTTGCCGAATACTTTAACTTGTTTTAGTTTTCCTTCTGCAATAATGCCAAGACCTAAAGTTGGAACATTGTTTTCTTTGAGCCATTTTTCCGTTTCGGTATCATCGTCAAAAAGTCCCGAACGCGCTTCAGTTGTATTTGTGGCTTCGTGATCATAACTCAAGGATCGTTTTAACTTCCAGACATTATTTTCTAAAATCCACAAATGATTAAACTTGGCTTTGCCGACTAATTTTTCATTTTGTTTTAATAACGGCTGGCCTTTTGCTGTAGTAGTTTCATAAAACAAATGAATTCCTTCTTGTATCGCACCATATAAAACACCTTTATTATATAGCGGATAAATTTTGGTGCTTCCTGCAACTAATTCTCTTCTGGATCTATAAGTGTCCGGAGAACCGCATAATCCGCTTTTAAAAGTCTGTAGAAATTCAGCTTTATTTGATAATCCGCCTTTATCATGATAAAATTCTAGCTGATCGCTGAATAAGTTTTCGAATTGAGAAAAGTCGCAGGTATTAAAACCAATAGTAAACAGCAGGCTGTCGCGCGACATAATCGTTTTATACAATTCTGAATTTTGGGTTTCCTGCGAGAATCCAATTTGTACAAGAAACAATAGAATTCCAGTTAGAACTAATTTTAACTGAAAAATTTGATCGATAATTTTCATTTTGATGATTGATTGATGATTAATGATTTTGCAATAGTAGTACAATCAAAATAATCAAAATAGTACAAAAGCGAAATTTTATCTTTTTTTAGAAAGGAAATACAAATCAGGATCGAACATTTTAGGAGTTGTTTTGGTCACATCTTTAAACTTCTTTATAAAATGCGACTGATCGAAGTATTTGTTGTAAAGAGCAATTTCAGTCAGGCTTAGTTTTTCCAGATCCGCATTTACCATTTGATCGACCGATTTTCTGAATTTTAATATCTGAATGTATTTTTTAATGGTAAGTCCAGTCGAAGCTTTAAATTTTATTTGAAGTAAACGCTGTGAAGCATTCAATTGCTTTCCAATTTCCGAAACCGAAATTTCATCTTTTCCAAACCGGATAATTTCGCAGATTTTTTCAATGGTATTCAAATTCGGGTTTGAATCAGCCAATGTTTCAAAATAAAGATTTATGGTATTCAATAACTTTTCAATAGGAATATTTACAGTTGATTCAATTGAAAAAGGCAGTTCAATAGGATTTATTTTGATAATTGAATCTGTAAAATTGCTTGCATCATATTTAGGAAACATCGAAAGTGTCCAAGCGTGAAACTGAATTATTGTCACCTTTGTTTTGGGCTGTATATTAACGAGAACTTTATTCGTCATCTGTGAGCAAAAATAAATTCCTTCGTTCATCTCATATTTATTTTTACTCGTATGAACTTCGATTGCAGTGCCACTGACAATAGCAAGATTAAAACAGCCGTTTGGGAGCACTAATTTGTTTTCGATCAGGCTTTCGCCGATGCTGTTATCCAGACACCAGATCTTATTGACAAACCTTTCTGATTTTGTACTGACATAATGTTCTGAGTATAACTGCATTTGGGAATAAGTCTACGAATGATTTTAAGTGTTCTCAATCGTAGACTAAAATACTGTTTTTTAAACAAATTCGCCGAAATAATCTTGTTTTGTATTTTCCCATTCTTCTGATATAATGCTAAAATAAACGTCCGTTTTACTTTTTCCCTCAGAATCCACATAGTTATTTCTGAAAAAACCTTCTTTTATAGCTCCTAACTTTTTAATCGCTTTTTGGGATCTTATATTTTCAAAGTCGGCACTGAATTGTATTCTTCTAAATTGAATCTGTTCGAAACCAAAATTCAATAATTCAAATTTGCAGGCTTTGTTTAAACCGGTTCCTTGAAAAGCTTTTCCGTACCAAGTCCAGCCAATTTCACATTTCTGGCTTGCATGATTTAAATAGCCATAACGAGTGCTTCCGGCCACTTTATTGGTTACTTTGTCTATAATTAAAAACGGATAACAAATGCCATCAGTTTTCTGTTTTAAAGTGCTTTGAATATAATTTTCGAAATCCTGATCGTTTCGAATATACATTCCCATAAACTTCCATATTTCATCATCAAAAATAATTTCTTTGAGTTCGATGTTTCTTTCGTTTTCAAATGGAACTAAAAGCACTTTTTCATTTTCTAAAATAATTTTTGATCGCAATATTTCGTTATTCATACATTCTGATTTAAATATTCTAATAATTTTGAAAGCAAAAGTAATTGTTTGATTTCTGTAAATAAATTCGATAAAACAACAATTTGTTATAAAAATTTATCTAAAAAAATAAAACATCAAATTGAATCTATTTTGTTCTGTAGCATTAAATAATTGATTTATTTTAAGACTTATCTATAATTATTACTTATTTTTACGATCTTATATTTAGATTTCCCTTCATGCAAACTTCACTAAAAATTGCTGTCGTAGGTTCTGGACTTGTAGGATCGCTGCTGGCAATTTATCTCAAAAAAGCAGGTCACACCGTTCATGTTTATGATCGAAGCCCTGATATACGCAAAATAAATTTTTCCGGCAGATCTATTAATCTGGCCATGTCAAATCGCGGTTGGAAAGCGCTTGATGCTGTTGGAGTAGGCGATGCCGTTCGTGAAATCGCAATTCCTATGGACAAACGTGCGATTCATTTAGTTGATAAACTCAATTTTCAGAATTACGGACAAGAAGGCGAATCTATTTACTCGATTTCCAGAGGAACTTTAAATAGAAAAATGATCGATCTGGCTGAAAATGCTGGAGCCGAATTTCACTTTGAACAAAAAGTTTGGGACGTTACTTTAAACGATGCTACTTTGCATATTGGTGAAAGCGAAAGAGGCGAGTGGGAGGAACGAAAATTCGATATGGTTTTTGGTGCCGATGGCGCTTTTTCGAGAATTCGTCACAGAATGCAGCGTCAGAGCATGTTTAATTATTCGCAGGAATTTCTAAACATGGGATATAAAGAATTAAACATTCCGGCAAATCCAGACGGAACGCATAAACTCGATAAAAATTCTTTTCATATTTGGCCTCGCGGAGAATACATGTTAATTGCGCTTCCTAATTTAGATGGCAGTTTTACATGTACTTTATTTATGCCTTTTGAAGGAGAAAATTCTTTTGAATCGCTAACAGATCGAAAAATGGTGGAGAATTTCTTTGAGAAAAATTTCCCAGACTCAATTGAAGTAATTCCAGAATTGGCAAATGATTTCTTTAAAAATCCAACAAGTACGCTGGTTACCATGAAATGTTTCCCGTGGACTTTTGAAAATAAAATTGCCCTAATTGGAGATGCTTGTCACGCCATTGTTCCATTTTATGGACAAGGTATGAATGCTGGTTTTGAAGATATCACAGTTTTGAGCGAAATGATTGAAAAGTACCAAGACGATTGGAAAAAAATCTTTAGCGAATATCAGATTTCTCGAAAACCAAATGCAGACGCTATTGCAGAGCTTTCGTACCGTAATTTCGTAGAAATGAGTACCAAAACTGCCGATGAAAAATTCCTGTTGCAAAAGAAAATAGAAAAGGTATTTTCAGATAAACATCCTGATAAATGGATCCCGCTTTACAGTCGTGTAACCTTCAGTGATCGTCCGTATGCCGAAGCTTTGGCAATTGGTGATTATCAAAACGGAATTATGGAAGAAGTACTTCGAATGCAAAATATCGAAAACATTTGGAATACTCCCGAAGTTGAAAATAAAATTCTAGCATTGCTAGAAAAAGCATAATTTCGATATCAATAACAATGTCAATATCAATTTACAATTTTTTAATATTGTAATTTGATATTGATTTTTGACATTGTAATTGTATTTTTTTACTTCTTTAGAAATTTTGATAAAACCCCAAAAACGCCTCTTATAAAGGTAGCACTTGTTACTACTTTCAGAACCGATTTTGTAACTACTTCTGTAGTGCTTGGTTCTGATTTTGAAGATTTTGCTGGCGCCTGTTCTTCCTTCTGAGCTGCTACTTCTGCGGCATCTGCAATTTTTTTGTTTAGAATTTCAAATGCACTTTCGCGGTCAATTTCTTCAGCGTATTTCTTAACGAGTTTCGATTTGTTGTTTATTTCTTCAATTTCTTCAGCAGATAAAATATCCATTCGGCTCATTGGAGCACGCATCATGGTTGCTACTAAAGGCGTTGGAATACCTTTTTCATTTAGAGCTGTTACCAATGCTTCTCCAATTCCTAAATTGGTCAATAATTCATCTGTTTTATAATATTGAGAAGTCGGGTAATTGTCTGCCGTTTTTTTAATTGCCTGACGGTCATTTGCTGTAAAAGCTCTTAAAGCATGCTGAATTTTTAAACCTAATTGCGCCAAAACTCCGCTTGGAACATCCATAGGATTTTGAGTTACAAAATAGATTCCGACACCTTTAGAACGGATCAATTTTACAATAGTTTCAATTTGTTCTAAAAGCGCTTTACTGGCTTCATTAAATATAAGGTGTGCTTCATCAATAAAAATTACCAGTTCAGGTTGGTCAGCATCTCCTTTCTCAGGCATTTTTTGATAAATTTCAGCCAAAAGGCTTAACATGAACGTCGAGAACAATTTAGGTTTGTCCTGAATATCAGTTAGCCGAATAATATTTACATAGCCTTTTCCGTTTTCGTCAATTCGCATTAAATCATCCGTTTCAAAAGATAATTCACCAAAAAATAAATCACCGCCTTGCTGCTCCAATTCGATAATCTTTCTTAAAATCGTTCCAGTTGTAGCAGTTGATATTTTACCATAACTAGCCGTGATTTCATCTTTACCTTCTTCAGTAATATAATTGATTACCTTTTTAATATCTTTTAAATCCAATAAAGGCATTTGCTTGTCGTCGCAGTATTTAAATATAACCGCAACCACTCCGGCCTGTGTATCGTTTAAATCCAGAATTCGAGAAAATAAAACAGGGCCAAACTCAGAAACCGTTGCACGTAAACGAACTCCGTTTTGTTTGGATAGTGACATTAATTCAACAGGGAAAGCTGCTACATGATAAGGTACATTAATTTTAGCGTGTCGCTCTGTAATAAAACCTTCTTCCTTTCCTTCCTTAGCAATACCGCTGAAATCTCCTTTAATATCCATCATTAATACCGGAATTCCCGAGTTTGATAACTGTTCAGAAAAAACCTGAATTGTTTTGGTTTTTCCCGTTCCAGTTGCACCTGCAATAAGTCCGTGGCGGTTTAATGTTTTC
This is a stretch of genomic DNA from Flavobacterium endoglycinae. It encodes these proteins:
- a CDS encoding serine hydrolase domain-containing protein translates to MKKSIKLIAFCFVLQFFTFTVSAQDKAQKIEQLLSKYNEYGQFNGSALVAENGKVIFKKGFGSANMEWNIPNQPDTKFRLGSITKQFTALLIVKLAEEGKIKLDAPVTTYLPDYPKENGDKITIHHLLTHTSGIPNYTNAPNFLKEKARNPYTPADFVKTFSSLPLDFKPGEKFNYSNSGYFLLGYIIEKITGKTYEQYLQETIFTPLKMVNSGFDHSDVILKNRAAGYEKNGKKIVNAAYLDMSIPYAAGSLYSTVEDLYLWDQALYTKKLLSEKSMESLFKPYIKAWGDESYGYGWSVEDINNGDKGKLKIIEHGGGINGFNTIISRIPADKNLVVLLNNTGGTVLGEMNAAIRSILYNQPFDQPKRSLALEIFDVFSEKGTAAGLESYKKLKNDPTYGIKEGEINQIGYQLLQNGKKKEAIEVFKINVETFPKSGNVYDSLGEAYLADGDKKLAIANYSKSVELDPSNQSGKKVLDELLKNKAK
- a CDS encoding nuclear transport factor 2 family protein yields the protein MINTLVLFMLFLSRQASAYVKHENVKNNLLHAEIIEMDTLLFDVAFNQYDAAAFRRIISEDVEFYDDRYGLNVSNDNKIKSLIGKHTRSQKVTRKLNSCTIDKLGDFGAVQLGEHTFYSNDIPQVKGKFIHIWERKNKDWKLKRVVSYEHKPFEP
- a CDS encoding serine hydrolase — its product is MKIIDQIFQLKLVLTGILLFLVQIGFSQETQNSELYKTIMSRDSLLFTIGFNTCDFSQFENLFSDQLEFYHDKGGLSNKAEFLQTFKSGLCGSPDTYRSRRELVAGSTKIYPLYNKGVLYGAIQEGIHLFYETTTAKGQPLLKQNEKLVGKAKFNHLWILENNVWKLKRSLSYDHEATNTTEARSGLFDDDTETEKWLKENNVPTLGLGIIAEGKLKQVKVFGKLKREVPAPYNTLWNVASLTKPVTAIVALKLVSQGKWNLDEPLYKYWTDPDIAQDPNHKLLTTRIILSHQTGFPNWRYFNESGKLDFKFKPGTQYQYSGEGLEYLRKALEKKFHKTLDQLASELIFEPLKMNDTQLIWNDKIDLSRYAVNYDNNGNAYEPTKNKTANAADDLITTIEDYSTFLCSVMSSEGLSKKVFDDMISHQVQTKKDKYFGLGFEIYDLGNNNYALSHGGADKGVQTIFFLLPKTKQGLVIFTNVDDGYKVYEKAVQHYLGEDGNKIISIETNK
- a CDS encoding helix-turn-helix domain-containing protein; this encodes MQLYSEHYVSTKSERFVNKIWCLDNSIGESLIENKLVLPNGCFNLAIVSGTAIEVHTSKNKYEMNEGIYFCSQMTNKVLVNIQPKTKVTIIQFHAWTLSMFPKYDASNFTDSIIKINPIELPFSIESTVNIPIEKLLNTINLYFETLADSNPNLNTIEKICEIIRFGKDEISVSEIGKQLNASQRLLQIKFKASTGLTIKKYIQILKFRKSVDQMVNADLEKLSLTEIALYNKYFDQSHFIKKFKDVTKTTPKMFDPDLYFLSKKR
- a CDS encoding GNAT family N-acetyltransferase, coding for MNNEILRSKIILENEKVLLVPFENERNIELKEIIFDDEIWKFMGMYIRNDQDFENYIQSTLKQKTDGICYPFLIIDKVTNKVAGSTRYGYLNHASQKCEIGWTWYGKAFQGTGLNKACKFELLNFGFEQIQFRRIQFSADFENIRSQKAIKKLGAIKEGFFRNNYVDSEGKSKTDVYFSIISEEWENTKQDYFGEFV
- a CDS encoding FAD-dependent oxidoreductase is translated as MQTSLKIAVVGSGLVGSLLAIYLKKAGHTVHVYDRSPDIRKINFSGRSINLAMSNRGWKALDAVGVGDAVREIAIPMDKRAIHLVDKLNFQNYGQEGESIYSISRGTLNRKMIDLAENAGAEFHFEQKVWDVTLNDATLHIGESERGEWEERKFDMVFGADGAFSRIRHRMQRQSMFNYSQEFLNMGYKELNIPANPDGTHKLDKNSFHIWPRGEYMLIALPNLDGSFTCTLFMPFEGENSFESLTDRKMVENFFEKNFPDSIEVIPELANDFFKNPTSTLVTMKCFPWTFENKIALIGDACHAIVPFYGQGMNAGFEDITVLSEMIEKYQDDWKKIFSEYQISRKPNADAIAELSYRNFVEMSTKTADEKFLLQKKIEKVFSDKHPDKWIPLYSRVTFSDRPYAEALAIGDYQNGIMEEVLRMQNIENIWNTPEVENKILALLEKA
- a CDS encoding helicase HerA-like domain-containing protein — encoded protein: MNKKENFIQDITTGYSAKGATIVLGGAILDGEAVAEAHVQIPLKTLNRHGLIAGATGTGKTKTIQVFSEQLSNSGIPVLMMDIKGDFSGIAKEGKEEGFITERHAKINVPYHVAAFPVELMSLSKQNGVRLRATVSEFGPVLFSRILDLNDTQAGVVAVIFKYCDDKQMPLLDLKDIKKVINYITEEGKDEITASYGKISTATTGTILRKIIELEQQGGDLFFGELSFETDDLMRIDENGKGYVNIIRLTDIQDKPKLFSTFMLSLLAEIYQKMPEKGDADQPELVIFIDEAHLIFNEASKALLEQIETIVKLIRSKGVGIYFVTQNPMDVPSGVLAQLGLKIQHALRAFTANDRQAIKKTADNYPTSQYYKTDELLTNLGIGEALVTALNEKGIPTPLVATMMRAPMSRMDILSAEEIEEINNKSKLVKKYAEEIDRESAFEILNKKIADAAEVAAQKEEQAPAKSSKSEPSTTEVVTKSVLKVVTSATFIRGVFGVLSKFLKK